From Selenomonas ruminantium AC2024, a single genomic window includes:
- the mutM gene encoding bifunctional DNA-formamidopyrimidine glycosylase/DNA-(apurinic or apyrimidinic site) lyase — protein sequence MPEMPEVEIIRRYLDKMTAGKRIMDLDIRLPRMIKWPDTEGFRALVTGRTIKAMNRRGKYLLLELDNGSEVVFHLRMTGRLVYEPTGKTSDSHARVIFHLQGGASLVYGDTRTLGTIHGIRPEERAMLKGLAEMGPEPLSAEFTPAYLYETASKRKVAIKSFLLNQKYIGGIGNIYADEALFLAGLHPLRPAQSLSREECERLWESVNKVIAAGIEDGGTTFRDYQNGEGGQGSHQEHLYVYGRKGEPCRRCGRPIERITVGGRGTHFCPKCQEAE from the coding sequence ATGCCGGAAATGCCGGAAGTAGAAATCATCCGCCGTTATCTCGACAAGATGACGGCGGGGAAAAGAATCATGGATTTGGATATTCGCCTGCCCCGCATGATTAAGTGGCCGGATACCGAGGGATTTCGGGCCCTCGTCACGGGCCGTACCATCAAGGCTATGAACCGCCGGGGCAAGTATCTCTTGCTGGAACTCGATAACGGTAGTGAAGTGGTGTTCCATCTGCGCATGACGGGACGGCTGGTTTATGAACCCACAGGAAAGACAAGCGACAGCCATGCACGAGTAATTTTCCATCTGCAGGGGGGTGCGAGCCTCGTCTATGGGGATACCCGCACGCTCGGAACCATTCATGGCATCCGCCCCGAGGAGCGGGCCATGCTCAAAGGTCTGGCGGAAATGGGGCCGGAACCTCTGTCGGCAGAATTTACGCCGGCTTATCTTTACGAGACGGCTAGTAAGCGCAAGGTGGCTATTAAGTCCTTCCTGCTCAATCAGAAATATATCGGCGGCATTGGCAATATCTATGCCGATGAGGCGCTGTTTTTGGCAGGGCTTCATCCGCTGCGTCCGGCCCAGTCTTTGAGCCGGGAAGAGTGTGAGCGCCTTTGGGAAAGTGTCAACAAGGTTATAGCGGCGGGCATTGAAGACGGTGGCACAACTTTTCGTGATTACCAGAATGGTGAGGGCGGTCAGGGAAGCCATCAGGAACATCTCTATGTCTATGGCCGCAAGGGCGAGCCCTGCCGCCGCTGTGGCCGTCCCATTGAACGCATTACCGTAGGGGGACGGGGAACACATTTCTGTCCCAAATGTCAGGAGGCTGAGTGA
- the polA gene encoding DNA polymerase I encodes MSQRFVILDGSSLMYRAFYALPPLTDSQGRPTNAIFGFSNMLTKLLGELQPDKLVIAFDKGRTTFRTERYAEYKGTRDKTPEELLAQIPLLHEFAAAFGISFIEKERYEADDIIGTLAVKAAGAGHEVMVVTGDRDALQLVRPNLKVLLTKKGISELKEYDEAAFQEEYGFEPIKLIDLKGLMGDTSDNIPGVPGVGPKTASKLLLEYGSLEEVLNNIENISGKKLKERLTENKEQAILSKELATIELNVPEMELEWESYGITPDHERMKSFCDGYELKAVWKNFVKIYGEGEAELVLDFSAPALDVDLSYAVWDKETAAKELAAAESVAVCGLFSGKAPFVKLTGAAVCLWPAKKLGYIAEAEGLAVLQEVMAEKPAVVKGLKAYYQAGVKPADSFFDIELAAYLLSPEANKYELDRLVQEYLPALRKPENLSGAEAEFVWEAYALASLQPVLAAKLKELQMDKLYEEIELPLVEVLAAMEQNGIYINREELMKKSEELEARLQSLQQDIYVLAGTEFNINSPKQLGEVLFERLELPPVKKTKTGYSTNAEVLESLRDKHPVVEQVLHYRTLSKLKSTYIDGLQELIGAEGRIYTSFNQTVTATGRLSSSDPNLQNIPVRTEEGKTIRALFEPGAGYDCLLSADYSQIELRILAHVSQDELFMDAFRQNQDIHARTASEVFGTPLEQVTGEQRRHAKAVNFGIVYGISDFGLAKDLHIARKDAKSYIDNYFARYTGVKKFIDDTVEKAHKDGFVTTIFNRRRDLPAINSRNFMQRSLAERMAMNTPIQGAAADIIKLAMIAVYHKLQAAGVKSRVLVQVHDELVLEVVNSEREQVEAILKETMENVVKLSVPLLIDMHAGKNWAEAK; translated from the coding sequence TTGAGCCAGCGTTTTGTAATTTTGGATGGCAGCAGTTTGATGTATCGTGCTTTTTATGCACTGCCGCCTCTGACGGATTCCCAAGGTCGGCCGACTAATGCCATTTTCGGTTTCTCCAATATGCTCACGAAGCTGTTGGGAGAGCTGCAGCCGGATAAACTGGTCATTGCCTTCGACAAGGGCAGAACCACTTTCCGCACGGAACGGTATGCCGAATACAAGGGAACCCGTGACAAAACACCGGAAGAGCTCCTCGCCCAGATTCCGCTGCTGCATGAATTTGCAGCAGCTTTTGGTATCTCATTTATCGAAAAGGAACGCTATGAGGCTGATGATATCATTGGCACCTTGGCGGTAAAGGCGGCAGGAGCAGGTCATGAGGTTATGGTGGTCACGGGGGACCGTGATGCCCTGCAGCTCGTGCGGCCGAATCTAAAGGTGTTACTGACGAAGAAAGGCATCTCCGAGTTAAAGGAATATGATGAGGCAGCCTTTCAGGAAGAATATGGCTTCGAGCCCATTAAACTCATCGACTTGAAGGGGCTTATGGGCGATACTTCCGACAACATCCCCGGTGTGCCCGGGGTGGGGCCAAAGACGGCCAGTAAACTCTTGCTGGAGTATGGCTCGTTGGAAGAAGTTCTGAACAATATTGAAAATATTTCCGGCAAGAAGCTCAAGGAGCGCTTGACGGAAAATAAGGAGCAGGCCATTCTCTCCAAGGAACTGGCCACCATTGAACTCAACGTGCCGGAGATGGAACTGGAATGGGAAAGCTACGGCATTACCCCCGACCATGAACGCATGAAGTCGTTCTGTGACGGCTATGAACTCAAGGCTGTCTGGAAAAACTTCGTGAAGATTTACGGCGAAGGAGAAGCCGAGCTTGTATTGGATTTTTCGGCTCCTGCTCTTGACGTAGATTTGTCCTATGCGGTTTGGGATAAGGAGACTGCGGCAAAGGAACTGGCAGCGGCAGAGTCCGTGGCCGTCTGCGGCCTGTTCAGCGGCAAGGCGCCTTTTGTAAAGCTTACTGGGGCAGCAGTTTGCCTCTGGCCTGCAAAAAAGCTGGGCTATATTGCAGAGGCAGAAGGCCTGGCTGTACTGCAGGAGGTTATGGCGGAAAAGCCTGCTGTTGTAAAAGGCTTAAAGGCTTATTATCAGGCAGGTGTGAAGCCTGCGGATAGCTTCTTTGATATTGAACTGGCAGCTTATCTTTTAAGCCCCGAAGCCAATAAGTATGAACTGGACCGTCTGGTGCAGGAATATCTGCCCGCGCTGCGCAAGCCGGAGAATTTATCCGGTGCTGAGGCAGAGTTTGTCTGGGAGGCGTATGCCTTGGCCAGCCTGCAGCCGGTACTGGCTGCAAAGCTCAAAGAATTGCAGATGGATAAGCTCTATGAGGAGATTGAACTTCCCTTGGTGGAAGTATTGGCGGCCATGGAGCAGAACGGCATTTATATCAATCGGGAAGAACTCATGAAGAAGAGCGAGGAACTAGAGGCTCGCCTCCAGTCCCTGCAGCAGGATATCTATGTGCTCGCTGGTACGGAGTTTAATATCAACTCGCCGAAGCAGCTCGGCGAAGTGCTCTTTGAACGGCTCGAACTTCCGCCGGTGAAAAAGACCAAGACAGGCTATTCTACCAACGCAGAGGTTTTGGAATCTCTGCGGGATAAGCATCCTGTGGTGGAGCAGGTGCTCCATTACCGCACGTTGAGCAAGCTGAAATCTACCTATATTGACGGTTTGCAGGAGTTGATCGGAGCAGAAGGCCGCATCTATACGAGCTTTAATCAGACGGTTACGGCAACGGGCCGCCTTTCGAGTTCGGACCCCAATCTGCAGAACATTCCTGTGCGCACCGAAGAGGGTAAGACCATCCGCGCACTTTTTGAGCCGGGCGCAGGTTATGACTGCCTGCTGTCGGCGGATTATTCCCAGATTGAACTGCGCATCTTAGCGCATGTGTCGCAGGACGAGCTCTTTATGGATGCCTTTAGGCAGAATCAGGATATCCATGCCCGCACGGCGTCAGAAGTCTTTGGCACACCCTTGGAACAGGTGACCGGGGAGCAGCGCCGCCATGCCAAGGCGGTAAACTTCGGCATCGTCTATGGCATCAGCGACTTCGGTCTGGCCAAGGATTTGCACATCGCCCGCAAGGACGCCAAGAGTTATATTGATAATTACTTTGCCCGCTATACCGGGGTTAAGAAATTTATTGATGACACGGTGGAAAAGGCCCATAAGGACGGTTTTGTAACCACCATCTTCAACCGCCGTCGGGATTTGCCGGCCATCAACAGCCGCAATTTCATGCAGCGTTCTCTGGCAGAGCGCATGGCCATGAATACCCCGATTCAGGGGGCGGCTGCCGATATCATCAAGCTGGCCATGATTGCGGTATATCATAAACTGCAGGCGGCGGGTGTCAAGAGTCGTGTGCTGGTTCAGGTACACGATGAACTGGTGCTCGAAGTGGTAAACAGTGAGCGTGAGCAGGTGGAGGCTATCCTTAAGGAGACCATGGAAAACGTCGTGAAACTTTCCGTGCCGCTGCTCATTGATATGCACGCAGGGAAGAACTGGGCGGAGGCGAAGTAA
- the coaE gene encoding dephospho-CoA kinase (Dephospho-CoA kinase (CoaE) performs the final step in coenzyme A biosynthesis.) → MARVIGLTGGIASGKSTMARFFRDKGAAVLSADTIAFALAKPRQILYRLYVAHFGEKILQADGTLDRRAIGRLVFDNDAERQWLDETTHPILERAMRRQIAVKQAKNFPVIILDVPLLFEAGWDKMTEENCLVFVDEATQLTRLMRRNGYTEAEARARIAAQMPLSEKKKRADTFIDNNGSLEESFLQAEKLWKEWTHAGIS, encoded by the coding sequence ATGGCACGGGTTATCGGTCTTACCGGAGGCATTGCCAGCGGCAAGAGCACCATGGCAAGATTTTTCCGGGATAAGGGTGCGGCGGTGTTGAGCGCCGATACCATTGCCTTTGCGCTGGCAAAGCCTAGACAGATTCTCTACCGGCTCTATGTGGCGCATTTTGGCGAGAAAATTTTGCAGGCGGATGGCACTTTGGACCGCCGGGCCATTGGCCGTCTTGTGTTCGATAATGACGCCGAGCGTCAGTGGCTCGACGAAACGACCCATCCCATTTTGGAGCGGGCCATGCGCCGGCAGATTGCGGTGAAGCAGGCAAAAAATTTTCCCGTAATAATCCTGGATGTGCCATTGCTCTTTGAAGCCGGATGGGATAAAATGACAGAGGAGAATTGTTTGGTGTTTGTGGATGAGGCCACCCAGCTCACGCGTCTGATGCGGCGCAATGGCTACACGGAGGCCGAGGCCCGGGCGCGCATTGCCGCCCAGATGCCCCTTTCGGAAAAGAAAAAGCGGGCAGACACCTTTATTGATAATAATGGCAGCCTGGAGGAGAGTTTCCTGCAGGCAGAAAAACTTTGGAAGGAGTGGACCCATGCAGGGATTTCGTGA
- a CDS encoding lytic transglycosylase domain-containing protein, whose translation MQGFRDRVQQNRRIQRRMATCFCVALFILIVSLSAFFVLQFEPVQRKYFYVYPYHDTVMKYAEIYHVDSNLTAAVIKSESKFKHTALSHRGAVGLMQLMPETAEWIAGQIGDKSYNVESLHEPDRNIRYGTWYLAELQREFKGNDVLALAAYNAGRGNVKAWMDENNWSYSFHDIDAIPYKETRDYVRQVIGDRKKYRELYPE comes from the coding sequence ATGCAGGGATTTCGTGACAGGGTCCAGCAGAATCGGCGTATTCAGCGACGCATGGCAACCTGCTTTTGCGTTGCTTTATTTATTTTAATCGTAAGTCTCAGTGCGTTTTTTGTACTGCAATTTGAGCCGGTACAGCGGAAGTATTTTTATGTCTATCCCTATCATGATACGGTGATGAAGTATGCGGAAATCTACCATGTGGACAGCAACCTTACCGCCGCCGTCATCAAGAGCGAGAGCAAGTTCAAGCATACGGCTCTGTCCCATCGCGGGGCTGTGGGGCTTATGCAGCTGATGCCGGAGACGGCCGAGTGGATTGCCGGGCAGATAGGGGACAAGAGTTACAATGTGGAAAGCCTCCACGAACCGGACCGGAATATCCGCTATGGCACCTGGTATCTTGCCGAACTCCAGCGGGAGTTCAAGGGCAACGATGTGTTGGCGCTGGCGGCCTATAATGCTGGCCGCGGTAATGTGAAGGCGTGGATGGATGAGAATAATTGGAGTTATTCCTTCCATGATATAGACGCGATTCCCTATAAGGAAACGCGGGATTACGTAAGACAGGTTATTGGGGACCGCAAGAAGTATAGAGAGTTGTATCCAGAATGA
- a CDS encoding L,D-transpeptidase family protein, protein MLKNICAGLVTAALLTGGAASYAGAAPMHVPTLADMSVQVKEPTVREQELAKETGKTVMSAPVAPAAEPEKAQKTETPAAEKQEAKEAPATEKKSLEKKISINLAARSLALFAGTEKIRLYPIGPGKTSSPTPVGYYKIRSKDVNPSWTDPSTGETIPSGPQCPLGYRWMEIQGNYGIHGTNRPDSIGHYVSNGCIRMHEADVEALFDLVEIGTPVEITYNRVVVEKLADNTVAYYIYPDGYGWQKLTVEDVNKWLAGYGVANFVSNEEIEKKINESDGEPTYVAKVYPLYVNGVKLKNKAIEQGGTMYLPAIDLADAAHVDLGWNAKTRKLVSTIGVADGVDKKDVLYCKLADAKALFRLDGTLEKNSFVMKTIPEEKKSKLEAREEKVDATKKLEHKNEAKSEAAEVAKIAGQGKADKADKTGKQEKTKQK, encoded by the coding sequence ATGCTCAAGAATATTTGTGCTGGCCTGGTGACGGCCGCATTGTTAACTGGCGGGGCAGCTTCCTATGCAGGGGCTGCACCCATGCATGTGCCAACCCTGGCGGATATGTCCGTGCAGGTGAAGGAACCGACTGTACGGGAACAGGAACTGGCCAAGGAAACGGGCAAGACAGTTATGTCTGCGCCCGTGGCTCCGGCAGCTGAACCGGAAAAGGCGCAGAAGACAGAAACGCCGGCAGCAGAAAAGCAGGAAGCGAAGGAAGCTCCCGCAACGGAGAAGAAATCTTTGGAAAAGAAGATTTCCATTAATCTGGCGGCACGCTCCCTGGCCCTCTTTGCAGGCACGGAAAAAATCCGTCTGTATCCCATTGGACCCGGCAAGACCAGTTCGCCGACACCAGTGGGCTATTATAAGATTCGTTCCAAGGATGTGAACCCTTCCTGGACGGACCCGAGTACCGGGGAAACGATTCCTTCCGGCCCGCAGTGCCCGCTGGGCTATCGCTGGATGGAGATTCAGGGCAACTATGGCATCCATGGTACCAACCGTCCGGATTCCATCGGTCATTATGTTTCCAATGGCTGTATCCGCATGCATGAAGCGGATGTGGAAGCCCTCTTTGATTTGGTGGAAATCGGCACGCCGGTGGAAATCACATACAATCGCGTGGTGGTAGAAAAGCTGGCGGATAACACGGTGGCTTACTATATCTATCCCGACGGTTATGGCTGGCAGAAGCTGACGGTGGAAGATGTGAACAAATGGCTGGCCGGTTATGGCGTGGCTAATTTTGTCAGCAACGAGGAAATCGAAAAGAAAATCAATGAATCGGATGGCGAACCCACTTATGTAGCCAAGGTTTATCCGCTCTATGTCAATGGCGTGAAATTGAAGAACAAGGCTATTGAGCAGGGCGGCACCATGTATCTGCCTGCCATTGATTTGGCAGATGCTGCGCATGTGGACCTGGGCTGGAATGCTAAGACGAGGAAACTCGTCAGCACCATTGGCGTAGCTGACGGCGTGGACAAGAAGGATGTGCTTTACTGCAAGCTGGCTGATGCTAAGGCTTTGTTCAGACTCGATGGAACTTTGGAGAAGAACAGCTTCGTCATGAAGACCATCCCTGAGGAGAAAAAATCCAAGTTGGAAGCCCGTGAGGAAAAGGTGGATGCCACCAAGAAGTTAGAGCATAAGAATGAAGCTAAGAGCGAGGCCGCCGAAGTGGCTAAGATAGCCGGCCAGGGCAAGGCTGACAAAGCTGATAAAACGGGCAAACAGGAAAAAACGAAACAGAAGTAA
- a CDS encoding LacI family DNA-binding transcriptional regulator codes for MEEKKQATIVDVAKAAGVSVATVSRVVNGNYPVKVETKEKVKAAISSLNYVPNVQARELNTRRSSTIGVVVPGLHNMFFAEVIDGIEDAVRQDGFSFLLNCAQNDPVQEMQAINTLVARNVSGIIVISPNTKNISESFYEELVQRVPLVFINGYHRIRGVSYVGNDEQMGSQTALEYLAGLGHKRILFVRGCNSDSYDIKEDTYREFMTKRELFSEDYILNIGEGNGVETVDATTETLKLKLPQLQPTAIFCCNDLMAVGAMNACKRLGLAVPDEISIMGYDNIALSRLVEPKITTMDQNMFQLGKSAAQLLIETIRGGKSKRIMLDNVLVSRDTTGVCKDNL; via the coding sequence ATGGAAGAAAAGAAACAAGCTACCATCGTGGATGTGGCCAAAGCGGCAGGTGTTTCTGTTGCGACCGTATCCCGTGTAGTCAACGGGAATTACCCCGTGAAAGTAGAAACCAAGGAAAAGGTTAAGGCGGCCATCAGCAGTCTTAATTATGTGCCCAATGTACAGGCCCGGGAACTCAATACCCGCAGGTCTTCGACCATTGGTGTCGTGGTGCCGGGCCTGCACAATATGTTCTTTGCGGAAGTTATTGACGGTATCGAGGATGCCGTTCGGCAGGATGGATTTTCCTTTCTGCTGAACTGCGCGCAGAACGACCCCGTGCAGGAAATGCAGGCCATCAATACATTGGTGGCCCGCAATGTGTCGGGAATTATCGTCATCAGCCCCAATACCAAGAACATAAGCGAATCCTTTTATGAGGAACTTGTACAGCGGGTGCCGCTCGTGTTCATCAACGGTTATCATCGTATACGGGGCGTGTCTTATGTGGGCAATGATGAGCAGATGGGCTCGCAGACGGCGCTCGAATATCTGGCAGGCCTCGGGCATAAGCGAATTTTGTTTGTGCGCGGGTGCAATTCCGATTCCTACGATATCAAAGAAGATACTTACCGGGAGTTTATGACGAAGCGGGAACTTTTCAGCGAGGACTACATTTTGAATATCGGTGAAGGTAATGGTGTGGAAACCGTGGATGCCACCACGGAGACGCTGAAACTCAAATTGCCACAGCTGCAGCCCACGGCGATATTCTGTTGTAACGATTTGATGGCGGTAGGTGCCATGAATGCTTGTAAGCGTTTGGGGCTGGCCGTGCCGGACGAAATTTCCATCATGGGCTATGATAATATTGCATTGTCCCGTTTGGTGGAACCTAAAATCACCACCATGGACCAGAATATGTTCCAGCTCGGCAAGAGTGCAGCCCAGCTGCTGATTGAAACGATTCGCGGGGGCAAGAGCAAGCGCATTATGCTGGACAATGTATTGGTAAGCCGGGATACCACTGGCGTATGTAAGGATAACCTCTGA